The nucleotide window TAGGTACCGGGGGTACCATAACTACAGCGGCGGCTATGGAGCTAGGCCTGGAACCCTACCTGCCGGAGCGGGTCCATGGTACTTTTTTAACTACCGCCCGGGTGAAAGACTGGCGAAGCCGTCTGGAGGCAATGCCCTTATCGCAAAGACGCCTTCTTCCGGGCCTGCAGCCGGAACGGGCCGATATTATCGTTGCCGGGTTGCTCATATTGGAAATAATCCTCGAAGGCCTTGGGGCGGAAGGTGTGGTGGCCAGCGAAGCCGACCTGTTATGGGGGCTAATTCTTAACTACGCCACCAAAGACGGAGGAAAGGATGGAAAAGGTTGCAGTCGTTTACCTATATAGCCGGTAAAGGGCGATACAGGGTTTTTTGTCGCGTCTATCCGCTTATGGAAGGTTATATCGCCTTCCTTATGGGCGGGACCAAATACCATGTGGGCGCCGTAGCCCTGGGGCTGCCGCGGCCGAGTTTAAAGGGAGACAAAACCAGCGCCACCACTTCCGTTTTGGCCGTTTTGGGCCATAAAGACGATGAACTGGCACGACCGGCGGCGGCCCAAATGGCCGCCCGGTTGCAGATGCCGGCCGTGGTAGTGGCCGGAGTACATATAGATAAAGCCGCCCCTGCGGAACTGGCGCTTTTGGCGGCTAACGGCCGCCGGGCGGTGGCCGGCGTCATCAAGGTATTACTCCGGCGACTTAAAAACCCAAAGCCTGTAAAGTAGCGATATCGGCCGTGCCGGTGACCTTTAAGCCGTGGAAAAGCTGGAATTCTTTTACTGCGAGTTCAGTCATTAAACCGTAATCGCCGTCGGTGGGACCAAAGAGGTAAAAACCCTTTTCCCGCAGCCTTGCCTGGAGGGTCACAACTTCCGGGGCGCTGGCGCCCGGTTTCAAGGGGGCGGTGGGTTGGATATAGGGGCCTTTAACTATTACCGGCGTACCGACGGGCAGCCAGGGAAAAATTTCTTCGATATCTTCATTATACATGCGAAAACAGCCTGCCGAAGCCGCCCAGCCGATGGACCAGGGACGGTTTGTCCCGTGAATGCCGTAATTGCCCCAGGGTACATTTAGTCCCATCCAGCGGGTGCCGAAGACGCCCCCGCTTTCATAGGCCTTGTCGATTATTTTCCATTCCCCTACCGGCGAAGGACTGGTATATTTTCCTATGGCGACCGGATATTGGCTAAAGACCTGATCGTCGACCATTATGCTTAGGAGAAGGCGGTCGGTATCGACGACGACTTTAAGTTTTTTGCCCTTGGGCGGGGCGGGCCTGGCGACGGAAACCCTGGAACTTAAAGATTTTTCGTCCAGGGCCAACCAGGTGGCTGAATCAACTACACCAACAGTTGTCAACCCATGCTCCTTTTGAAAGTTGACGACGGCCCGTTGGGTGATAGTGTCATAAACGCCGGTTAAAGGACCGAAGTAATAGCCGAGTCGGGCCAGGCGCAGCTGAAGGAGCTGGACATCCGGGCCTTCCAGGGGAGGTTGGGTGAGCTTTAGCAATCGCTCTTCTTGAAAAAAGCAGCCACATAAGGGGTGGGCCAGTGCCTCCGGCAGCATCCAGATTAAAAACACAAACGTGACGGCCGAAAAAAAAGCCAAACAACGTACTTTTAAATTCAACTTTTTTCCCTCGCCGTAGTTGAAAATATTTTAGCAGAACCCCTTCTATAGTATTTCCCGAGATTTTTTCCTATACGTTTTATACTTCCCTGGTTTATCCTTCCGCGGTTCGGGGCAAATTAAATTTAAACGAAAAGGGAAGGGAGTTCTAATGCTGGCGGCCCTTTTTTTGGCCCTTGTCGCGGGTATAGCCATGGCTTTTCAGGGTTCTTTAAATGCCGCTTTAGGAAAAATCATCGGGCTTTTACAGGCGACACTGATTGTTCACCTTACGGCCACCCTGGCAGTATTAATCCTTCTTTTTACTCCTTTAAGTAACGGCAGTTTAGGCAAGCTGTTTCAATGCCCCTGGTATCTTTGGCTGGGGGGGCTTATCGGCGTAGTGATAACTTACGGGGTGGTGGCCAGCATCCCCAAGGTGGGCGTGGCCCTGGCCACGACGGCCATTATTGTCGGTCAGGTATCCACGGCCCTATTGATTGACCATTTTGGTTTATTCGGCCTGGAGAAAATGCCCTTCACCTGGTGGAAGGCCGCCGGCTTGGTCCTCCTCGCCGCCGGCGCCCGCTTGATGCTTAATTGAAGCCCGTTACTTACCCCTTGACAAAAGGGAGAGATTTAGGCATAATATCTGTTGCATGGCGGTGTAGCTCAGCTGGTTAGAGCATGCGGTTCATACCCGCAGTGTCGTAGGTTCGAATCCTACCACCGCTACCATTTTCATGGCCCGTTAGTCAAGGGGTTAAGACACCGGTCTTTCAAGCCGGTAACAGGGGTTCGAATCCCCTACGGGCCACCATTACTACGGAAACCACCCATAAATGGGTGGGTTTTTATTTTGTCGAAAAAATACCCACTATCCTTACCTTGACTTGACAAAATTTCCTGGATGGAAAGATATATAATAAAGACCAGGAAATGGTAAGGATGGTGGTTTTATGTCCGAACGGGCTGGCGTTCAATTTTACCGGAAGGAAATCGAGCTTACGGGGGCTGTCCGCCTGGGTCTGGATCTGCTTTTCTTATGTACCGTATTTTTTCAGGCGCGGGGTGCCCTGTTGGGGGAAATTTTTCCCTTCGGCCCCGCTGCGGTGGTTGCCGTCGCCGGAAGACGACCGCGTCTTCTTTGGCCCGCGGTTGCAATTGCCACGACAGGCGCATGGTTCGGTAACCCCGGAACTATCTACACCTCCGCGTTTCTTTATCTGTTACTGGGCGTCATTTTTAGTATTTATCCCGTCCTGCGCAAGGCGGGCGTCCTGACCCAGGGCACCGTGGCGCCGGCTGCCGTCATCCTGGTCAAAGGTTTAAGCCTGACTTTCTCGCAACCTTCTTTTTACGGGTGGGTGCAGATAATTTTTGAGGCCCTTCTTTCCTGGGGCTTGAGCTGTGCCTTCCTCCATGCCGCCGTGACCTCGCGGCATGAGGAACGCTACTTGGGTGTGGGACTTTTTCTTCTGGGAGTACTCCTCGGCTTTCAAGGTTTACATCTTTTTGACCTCTCCCTGCAGGGCACCATCAGCCGCTACATAATTTTACTGGCGGCCCTGGCGGGAGGCCCGGGGGCGGGAGCGGCGGCGGGAGCGGCGGTGGGCTTCTTGCCCAGCCTTGCCCAGATAGTGCCTCCGGCCCTGGCCGGTCTTCTGGCCTTTGCCGGTTTAATTGCAGGTTCTTTGAAGACAATGGGTAAAGTGGGGGTCGTTGGGGGCTTTCTTTTGGCCCATCTTCTTTTAGCCAATTATTTCCTGGGACAAGACAATGTTTTGACGGCGTTAAAGGAAGGCGTGGTGGTGGCCCTGGCCTTAATGATGACCCCTTCCACTTTGATAAATAATATAGAGCGGTATTTTGCACCGCCGGCCATAGTGCCGGCCGGGTCTTCCGGGTATGGGCGACATGAAGCCTTAAAAACGGCCTTAAAAGGTATGGCCCGCAGTTTAAAGTTTACGGGCTTTGCGG belongs to Moorella humiferrea and includes:
- a CDS encoding L,D-transpeptidase family protein, with translation MNLKVRCLAFFSAVTFVFLIWMLPEALAHPLCGCFFQEERLLKLTQPPLEGPDVQLLQLRLARLGYYFGPLTGVYDTITQRAVVNFQKEHGLTTVGVVDSATWLALDEKSLSSRVSVARPAPPKGKKLKVVVDTDRLLLSIMVDDQVFSQYPVAIGKYTSPSPVGEWKIIDKAYESGGVFGTRWMGLNVPWGNYGIHGTNRPWSIGWAASAGCFRMYNEDIEEIFPWLPVGTPVIVKGPYIQPTAPLKPGASAPEVVTLQARLREKGFYLFGPTDGDYGLMTELAVKEFQLFHGLKVTGTADIATLQALGF
- a CDS encoding DMT family transporter, giving the protein MLAALFLALVAGIAMAFQGSLNAALGKIIGLLQATLIVHLTATLAVLILLFTPLSNGSLGKLFQCPWYLWLGGLIGVVITYGVVASIPKVGVALATTAIIVGQVSTALLIDHFGLFGLEKMPFTWWKAAGLVLLAAGARLMLN
- a CDS encoding SpoIIE family protein phosphatase — protein: MSERAGVQFYRKEIELTGAVRLGLDLLFLCTVFFQARGALLGEIFPFGPAAVVAVAGRRPRLLWPAVAIATTGAWFGNPGTIYTSAFLYLLLGVIFSIYPVLRKAGVLTQGTVAPAAVILVKGLSLTFSQPSFYGWVQIIFEALLSWGLSCAFLHAAVTSRHEERYLGVGLFLLGVLLGFQGLHLFDLSLQGTISRYIILLAALAGGPGAGAAAGAAVGFLPSLAQIVPPALAGLLAFAGLIAGSLKTMGKVGVVGGFLLAHLLLANYFLGQDNVLTALKEGVVVALALMMTPSTLINNIERYFAPPAIVPAGSSGYGRHEALKTALKGMARSLKFTGFAESPEVTVRQVAGATCRGCPAGKVCWELEGMQMLTLLQDLLQKGDHGTLTSADIPEWLASRCGRTRELLAALTHEAVKLKGLAAENALADWLANTFDTLASLITTGVEEGEAEEQRLKLVVGTATIPRYQADVCGDTFMSAKLEAEKQLLVLADGMGAGREAAEMSATTVELVRDLLAAGFPPDKTLQALNMILLLRATREAFTTCDVALINCCTGAAEFYKLGACPTFILRDGTVKTCGSPSLPAGILEEIRIEPVYEELQEGDLLVMVSDGVLEAHREINEKEKWLVKALQRAGEGRPQEIADRLLKQARALANGRPRDDMAIIVARIERIGV